From a region of the Fischerella sp. JS2 genome:
- a CDS encoding GAF domain-containing sensor histidine kinase, with protein sequence MGSISKSVPGMRKRLSSLPQRPDEIDRLKHYPVNLMQHEEEAALQLAQKINHIIANSSKSAMMLQDIAQLLGVAFKVDCCCLVTAHKEVTGGEEIAANWCPQEYLNSSPDEIFSLEQLDLPVVQCAGEPTIEDIATIQNSLKIGCQQVPIPFKSVLAITTHFGNKKNGVINLIKSQLYDWSESEKYLLTAVESVCAIALEQVAQAQLITSQQQFLQTCAKHQNLIKQLTILGRSNLEINQMLQVAIASTAEALEADRGLIILLKYTDPLFRNLFKKQIPKAKATVIGEWSRQPENFYIEKQDNQDHSFWLSECGISRRAFTAESGKPVIINDTKDRRKDTSTIAQAFILEKLPAMLLMRLESQGKVLGFLALQQTQPRYWHTAEINMVEMVCAQLSNAIIQTQTLRQVQMLVDERTSQLQRSLDVQAKLYERTKQYVEQLRELNKLKDEFLSNMSDRLRYPLTNMRMALRMLRQPGRTPEQQTRYLDILEEECTKEINLINDLLTLQKLENHQEPPQFETLDLNSRIQDISASFEKKLVDKGLNISYELPEQSLELKTELESFDRILQELLTNAVKFSERDTIIKLQATHQVIQQVDRVIIKVINIGHGISEAEGTYIFDAFRRGRGRWTPGTGLGLALVKSLVQHLSGEIAVESTPIEDTDLSQICFTLNLPQFSDQNKTYSESD encoded by the coding sequence ATGGGTTCAATATCCAAAAGCGTACCAGGAATGAGAAAGCGTTTGTCTTCGTTGCCACAACGCCCAGATGAAATAGATAGACTCAAACACTACCCGGTCAATCTGATGCAGCATGAGGAAGAGGCAGCCCTCCAGTTAGCACAAAAAATCAATCACATCATTGCCAATAGCTCAAAATCAGCAATGATGCTGCAAGACATTGCCCAATTGCTAGGAGTTGCATTCAAAGTAGATTGCTGCTGCTTAGTGACTGCACACAAAGAAGTGACTGGTGGTGAAGAAATTGCTGCAAATTGGTGTCCCCAAGAGTATTTAAATTCGTCGCCTGATGAAATATTCTCACTAGAGCAGCTGGATTTACCAGTAGTGCAATGTGCTGGTGAACCGACTATAGAGGACATTGCCACAATTCAAAACAGTCTGAAAATAGGATGCCAACAAGTGCCGATACCATTTAAATCGGTTCTGGCAATTACTACCCATTTTGGAAACAAAAAGAACGGCGTAATTAACTTAATTAAGTCCCAGCTATATGATTGGAGTGAGTCAGAAAAATATTTGCTCACAGCAGTGGAGTCAGTTTGCGCGATCGCTTTAGAACAAGTAGCACAAGCACAGCTGATCACTTCACAACAGCAATTTCTCCAAACTTGTGCCAAGCATCAAAACCTGATCAAGCAATTGACAATACTTGGTCGCAGCAACTTGGAGATTAATCAAATGCTTCAGGTGGCGATCGCATCTACTGCCGAGGCTTTAGAAGCAGACCGGGGTTTGATTATATTACTCAAATATACTGATCCGCTATTTAGAAATTTATTCAAAAAACAAATTCCCAAAGCGAAAGCTACTGTTATTGGTGAATGGTCTAGACAGCCAGAAAATTTTTACATTGAGAAACAAGATAACCAAGATCATTCCTTCTGGCTTTCAGAGTGTGGAATTAGTCGCCGCGCCTTTACAGCAGAGTCTGGCAAGCCTGTAATTATTAATGACACCAAAGATAGACGTAAGGATACCTCCACAATTGCCCAAGCGTTTATTTTAGAAAAATTGCCTGCAATGTTGTTAATGAGGTTGGAGAGTCAAGGCAAAGTTTTGGGATTTTTAGCACTACAGCAAACCCAACCTCGTTACTGGCATACAGCAGAAATCAACATGGTAGAAATGGTCTGCGCTCAACTCAGCAATGCCATCATTCAAACACAGACGCTGCGGCAAGTACAAATGTTAGTTGATGAGCGCACATCCCAATTGCAGCGCAGTCTAGACGTTCAAGCGAAACTCTATGAAAGAACAAAGCAATATGTTGAGCAATTGCGAGAACTCAACAAACTCAAAGATGAGTTTTTAAGTAACATGAGCGATCGCCTACGCTATCCTTTAACCAACATGCGTATGGCTTTGCGTATGCTGCGTCAACCAGGAAGAACCCCCGAACAGCAAACCAGGTATCTGGATATTTTGGAGGAGGAGTGTACAAAAGAAATTAACTTGATCAATGACTTGTTGACACTCCAGAAGCTAGAGAATCATCAAGAACCCCCGCAATTTGAAACCTTAGATTTAAATAGTAGAATCCAAGACATATCAGCATCTTTTGAGAAAAAGCTGGTAGACAAAGGATTAAATATTTCTTATGAGTTACCGGAACAATCTCTAGAATTAAAAACCGAACTAGAAAGTTTTGACCGCATCTTACAGGAACTTTTAACTAATGCGGTGAAATTCTCAGAACGAGATACTATCATCAAACTACAAGCCACACACCAAGTTATTCAACAGGTTGATCGAGTTATTATTAAAGTAATTAATATAGGACATGGCATCTCAGAGGCAGAAGGAACCTATATTTTCGATGCATTCCGTCGCGGTAGAGGAAGATGGACTCCTGGCACTGGCTTAGGACTTGCTCTGGTAAAATCCTTAGTGCAGCATTTGAGTGGGGAAATCGCTGTGGAAAGTACCCCGATTGAGGATACAGATCTCAGCCAAATCTGTTTTACCTTAAATCTGCCCCAATTTTCTGACCAAAACAAAACCTACTCCGAAAGTGACTGA
- a CDS encoding HNH endonuclease: protein MRSQTVTIATQVLDQSVVVFSQNYLPLCRVNIKRAIVLLITNKAEPLDITTNGGWQVHSPSLVIDVPKQIRLKIASRERMWKVPPVNRREVLRRDHHSCQYCGSSKHLTLDHVLPRSRGGQHTWDNVVAACERCNSKKGDKTPQEAGMRLRTKPKAPVHPTIAFAEQFWMDMQINLE from the coding sequence ATGAGGAGTCAAACCGTGACGATCGCAACGCAAGTTTTAGATCAATCTGTGGTGGTGTTTTCTCAAAATTACTTGCCACTGTGTCGAGTAAATATCAAGCGAGCTATTGTACTTTTGATCACAAATAAGGCGGAACCGCTAGATATTACCACTAATGGTGGCTGGCAAGTTCACTCTCCTAGCTTGGTTATTGATGTACCAAAACAAATTCGCTTGAAAATAGCTTCTCGGGAACGGATGTGGAAAGTTCCACCAGTAAATAGACGGGAAGTGTTGCGACGAGACCATCACAGTTGCCAATATTGCGGTAGCAGCAAACATTTGACATTAGATCACGTGCTTCCCCGTTCTCGAGGTGGCCAGCACACCTGGGATAACGTGGTTGCTGCTTGCGAACGGTGTAACTCCAAAAAAGGAGATAAAACCCCACAAGAAGCGGGTATGCGTCTACGTACTAAACCAAAAGCACCAGTCCATCCCACGATTGCTTTTGCGGAACAGTTTTGGATGGACATGCAAATAAACCTGGAATAA
- a CDS encoding alr0857 family protein, translating into MLKLTYTETSFHLECLAQSLEEWVAQRVILTLRVGQSLSVEPSTASFLLPANLPGLEQLKTQVQWEEREILALCASDSEYIEVTLSGSWLSDGSENAQGVFVTTLSDRTEFLLHKLWVMAQACASVLSE; encoded by the coding sequence ATGCTGAAATTAACTTACACCGAAACGAGTTTTCACCTAGAGTGTCTGGCTCAGTCCCTTGAGGAATGGGTAGCGCAACGAGTGATTTTGACACTGCGAGTCGGTCAAAGTCTGTCTGTTGAACCTAGCACTGCTTCCTTTTTGCTTCCTGCGAATTTGCCAGGACTAGAACAACTCAAAACTCAGGTGCAATGGGAAGAAAGAGAAATTCTCGCTTTATGTGCATCTGATTCTGAGTACATTGAAGTTACTCTGAGTGGTTCTTGGTTATCAGATGGTTCTGAAAATGCACAAGGTGTGTTTGTTACCACACTGAGCGATCGCACTGAGTTTTTACTACACAAACTCTGGGTTATGGCTCAAGCTTGTGCCTCTGTTTTGAGTGAATAA
- a CDS encoding HNH endonuclease, which translates to MQCELCEREMECLTVHHLVPRQNTKRKKTDPGPTVNICSACHRQIHAFFDNKLLAKELNSIEKLRNEPQMQKFLSWVRKQDPSRRITVHRQR; encoded by the coding sequence ATGCAATGTGAACTGTGTGAAAGAGAGATGGAATGTCTTACCGTTCATCACTTGGTTCCAAGACAAAACACCAAACGCAAGAAAACAGACCCAGGGCCAACTGTGAATATTTGTTCAGCCTGTCATCGACAAATTCATGCATTTTTTGATAACAAACTACTTGCAAAAGAACTTAATTCAATAGAGAAGCTTAGAAATGAGCCGCAAATGCAGAAATTCCTATCTTGGGTCAGAAAGCAAGACCCTAGTAGGCGGATAACAGTCCACCGCCAAAGATAG
- a CDS encoding Dps family protein, whose amino-acid sequence MRPLNIGLTDEQRQGVINLLNQDLADSYLLIVKTKKFHWDVVGPQFRSLHEIWEEQYEQLSENIDAIAERVRALGGYPIGTMEGFLKAGTIKEEGGNVPTATGMVSRLVDDHEQIIRNLREHIDRCAEEFHDQGTADFLTGLMEGHEEAAWMLRSFIEGQALQADGSQPQTQKTPVGV is encoded by the coding sequence ATGCGTCCATTAAATATTGGTTTGACAGACGAGCAACGTCAAGGTGTGATTAATTTGCTAAATCAAGATTTGGCAGATTCCTATCTACTAATAGTGAAAACCAAAAAATTCCACTGGGATGTGGTCGGACCTCAGTTCCGCAGTCTGCATGAAATTTGGGAAGAACAGTACGAACAATTGAGTGAAAATATTGATGCTATTGCTGAGCGAGTTCGTGCTTTAGGTGGTTATCCAATTGGCACTATGGAGGGATTTTTGAAGGCAGGTACTATTAAGGAAGAAGGCGGTAATGTACCTACAGCAACCGGGATGGTGTCTCGCCTGGTAGATGACCACGAGCAAATTATTCGCAATCTTCGTGAACATATTGATCGTTGTGCTGAAGAATTCCACGATCAAGGAACTGCTGATTTCTTAACTGGATTAATGGAAGGTCACGAAGAAGCTGCTTGGATGTTACGTTCATTTATTGAAGGACAGGCATTGCAAGCTGATGGTTCTCAACCCCAAACCCAAAAAACACCTGTGGGTGTGTAA
- a CDS encoding ChaB family protein, with the protein MAAEYKAERTISAVYKEQNQVDNVIRRLLDRGVPRDHISVMGRNFKSETRIAGFITKKDVILGGLRTGAIFGSLFGSFLSLLTGVGVLFIPFVGPIVAAGPIGALLLGAASGAIAGSAGAGLVSVLATLGMPEDKAAVYQTRLQAGEFLVMAEVPADRSGEFQILMESAGGEEIHTMETALPRPCPGRCNSPEDLSAEVRSHLSPEAQNTFIERYNAVLDETNDQTKAEQAAWEAVHQHFDEDDNGIWSKKKVVV; encoded by the coding sequence ATGGCGGCAGAATACAAAGCTGAACGGACAATTTCGGCTGTGTACAAAGAACAAAACCAAGTAGATAACGTGATTCGGCGTTTGCTAGACCGGGGTGTACCCAGAGATCATATTTCGGTCATGGGCAGAAACTTTAAATCAGAAACTCGCATTGCTGGTTTCATTACTAAAAAAGATGTAATTCTCGGTGGTTTAAGAACAGGAGCAATTTTTGGCTCTTTATTTGGTTCTTTTTTAAGCTTGCTTACAGGTGTTGGTGTATTATTTATTCCTTTTGTTGGCCCAATTGTAGCAGCAGGTCCAATTGGTGCATTACTATTAGGGGCTGCAAGTGGAGCGATCGCAGGTAGTGCGGGTGCAGGTTTAGTCTCTGTATTAGCCACCTTGGGTATGCCAGAAGATAAAGCCGCAGTATACCAAACTCGTCTGCAAGCAGGAGAGTTCTTAGTTATGGCAGAAGTTCCTGCGGATCGGAGTGGGGAATTTCAAATACTGATGGAAAGTGCCGGTGGTGAAGAAATTCATACAATGGAAACAGCATTACCCCGTCCCTGTCCTGGTCGTTGCAATAGTCCCGAGGATTTATCTGCTGAGGTACGCTCTCATCTTTCCCCTGAAGCTCAGAATACCTTTATTGAGCGCTACAATGCTGTGTTAGATGAGACAAATGATCAAACAAAGGCTGAACAAGCTGCTTGGGAAGCTGTTCACCAACATTTTGATGAAGATGATAATGGTATTTGGTCGAAGAAAAAAGTGGTTGTTTAG
- a CDS encoding TIGR02588 family protein: MNTEQEQPKRSAAEWTTLGIASFILVVIVSLVGYIWLNEKDQPPILSVSNKQKTWEADGQFYVPFEVVNIGGETAESVQLIAELEIEGKLTQTGEQQIDFLSRGEKQEGAFVFNQNPRKGKLTIRVASYKSP; encoded by the coding sequence ATGAACACAGAACAAGAACAACCAAAGCGTTCAGCTGCGGAATGGACTACTTTAGGTATAGCCTCATTCATCCTTGTTGTGATTGTGAGCTTAGTCGGTTACATTTGGCTCAATGAAAAAGATCAGCCTCCCATTCTTTCTGTCAGTAATAAACAGAAAACTTGGGAAGCTGACGGGCAGTTTTATGTTCCTTTTGAGGTCGTGAATATAGGCGGGGAGACAGCCGAGTCAGTTCAACTGATTGCTGAGTTAGAAATAGAAGGGAAACTTACCCAAACAGGAGAACAACAAATCGACTTTTTATCTCGTGGTGAAAAGCAGGAAGGAGCATTTGTATTCAACCAAAACCCCCGCAAAGGTAAGTTAACTATTCGAGTTGCCAGTTATAAATCACCTTAA
- a CDS encoding TIGR02587 family membrane protein, with protein MGVKNKQKKNVWVHEINDIVRGICGGFLFGTPLLYTMEVWWIGSIAKPSIVMLAIALTFIVVFLLNRTEGFRRRRHGSRPYEAVTDTIEAMAIGIACSALILLLLQELTSETSLREILGKIVFESVPFTLGVALANQFLGDTRGETNSQTQKRSPENQHRNSNSDDLYVTFADIGATLIGAVVIAFNIAPTDEIPMLAAAVSPPRLIAIIAVSLLISYAIVFEAGFSDQKKRRQQRGLFQRPISETIMSYLVSLLAAAFMLWFFQKLSFSDPWRMWLEYTLLLGLPGTIGGAAGRLAI; from the coding sequence ATGGGTGTAAAAAATAAACAGAAAAAAAATGTATGGGTACATGAAATTAACGATATTGTTAGGGGTATATGTGGTGGTTTTTTATTTGGAACCCCCTTACTTTATACGATGGAAGTCTGGTGGATAGGATCTATTGCTAAGCCATCAATAGTCATGTTAGCGATCGCATTGACGTTTATAGTAGTTTTTTTACTCAACCGCACAGAAGGCTTTCGCAGACGTAGACATGGTAGCCGACCTTATGAAGCAGTCACAGATACCATAGAAGCAATGGCAATTGGCATAGCCTGTTCTGCATTGATACTCCTACTATTACAAGAACTGACATCAGAAACTTCCCTCAGAGAAATACTGGGAAAAATCGTATTTGAAAGCGTACCATTTACTCTTGGTGTAGCACTAGCAAATCAATTTTTGGGAGACACTCGTGGCGAAACTAATTCACAGACACAAAAACGCTCCCCGGAAAACCAACACAGAAATAGTAACTCTGATGATCTATATGTCACCTTTGCAGATATTGGTGCGACTTTAATTGGTGCAGTCGTGATTGCATTTAACATCGCTCCCACAGATGAAATTCCCATGTTGGCGGCGGCAGTTTCACCACCCCGACTGATAGCTATTATTGCTGTATCTTTGCTGATTTCCTATGCCATTGTCTTTGAAGCTGGCTTTTCAGACCAAAAAAAACGCAGACAGCAAAGAGGTCTTTTCCAAAGACCAATCAGTGAAACGATTATGTCTTATTTAGTATCACTACTAGCAGCAGCTTTTATGCTGTGGTTTTTTCAAAAATTGTCTTTTAGCGACCCGTGGAGAATGTGGTTGGAATACACCTTACTATTAGGATTGCCTGGAACAATTGGTGGCGCTGCTGGTAGGTTGGCTATATGA
- a CDS encoding CsbD family protein has translation MSIENRVEATAKNIEGKVQEMVGEVTGNPQDKAEGQAKQAEAQLRHTVENIKDDVKKSLE, from the coding sequence ATGAGTATCGAAAATAGAGTAGAAGCAACCGCTAAAAACATAGAAGGAAAAGTTCAAGAAATGGTTGGCGAAGTAACTGGAAATCCTCAGGATAAAGCCGAAGGTCAAGCGAAGCAAGCAGAAGCACAGCTACGTCATACAGTTGAGAACATCAAAGATGATGTGAAAAAGTCCTTAGAGTAA
- a CDS encoding GlsB/YeaQ/YmgE family stress response membrane protein, with amino-acid sequence MLNLIAWIILGILAGAIAKAIYPGHQGGGIIATMLLGIIGSLIGGSLFNLLSTGNLVLTGAGFSIGGLIVAIIGAIIAIFIWSLITRRSAV; translated from the coding sequence ATGCTCAATCTAATTGCTTGGATAATTTTAGGTATTTTAGCGGGGGCTATCGCTAAAGCTATCTACCCTGGCCATCAAGGTGGTGGAATCATTGCAACCATGCTTTTAGGCATTATTGGTTCCTTAATTGGAGGAAGCTTATTTAATTTGTTATCCACAGGTAATTTGGTTCTTACAGGAGCAGGTTTTAGCATTGGAGGTTTAATTGTTGCCATCATTGGTGCAATTATTGCTATCTTTATCTGGAGTTTGATCACAAGACGTAGTGCAGTTTAG
- a CDS encoding response regulator transcription factor: MSEISIVLIEDHDLTRMGLKAALQTDSAVRVIGEAANATKGLKLLESAKPDVAVVDIGLPDMDGVELTRRFRQWQTETGDTTTKILILTMEHSEDTVLAAFAAGADSYYMKDTSIERLTEAIQATYEGNSWIDPAIANVVLQQMRQVFPENQSVDKPKTVKIDALAPEYEQVLETYPLTQRELEILELIVAGCSNGQIAEKLYITVGTVKTHVRNILNKLCADDRTQAAVRALRSGLVA; this comes from the coding sequence ATGAGTGAGATTAGTATTGTTTTAATTGAAGACCATGACTTGACAAGAATGGGATTAAAAGCAGCATTGCAAACTGACAGTGCAGTAAGAGTTATTGGCGAAGCTGCAAATGCTACTAAGGGTCTGAAACTTTTGGAAAGTGCCAAGCCAGATGTAGCTGTGGTAGATATAGGCTTGCCAGACATGGATGGTGTTGAACTCACCCGCAGATTTCGGCAGTGGCAAACTGAAACAGGAGATACAACAACTAAAATTCTCATCCTGACAATGGAACACTCAGAGGATACAGTACTTGCTGCTTTTGCTGCTGGTGCAGATTCTTACTACATGAAAGATACAAGCATCGAAAGATTAACAGAAGCGATCCAAGCAACATATGAAGGTAACTCCTGGATTGACCCTGCAATCGCCAATGTTGTATTACAACAAATGCGACAAGTTTTCCCAGAGAATCAGTCGGTTGACAAACCCAAGACTGTAAAAATAGATGCATTAGCGCCAGAATACGAGCAAGTCTTAGAAACTTATCCCTTAACTCAACGGGAATTAGAAATTCTAGAGTTGATTGTAGCCGGATGTAGCAATGGGCAAATAGCAGAAAAACTCTACATTACAGTTGGAACTGTCAAAACCCACGTTCGCAACATCTTAAACAAACTTTGTGCAGACGACCGTACCCAAGCAGCCGTTCGCGCCCTGCGTTCAGGGTTAGTAGCGTGA
- a CDS encoding PAS domain S-box protein — MVLESQSAAININKVEQVEASRIEQCLCGFFNQNWRFCLLMGLDGSVIEVNQASLTFLGLEKTAVVGCPVWDVLDKLISAQAKTQLHEAIACAVQGKLIRNQVHIQSKENKALTIEYSVQAIRGETGQVIALMWEGQVIDLTECKLTEQALRETEQRFQALADTAPMMIWMSGVNKLCNYFNKPWLDFTGRTMEQELGNGWAEGVHPEDLEHCLHTYVTAFDARQNFEMEYRLRRFDGEYRWVLDVGAPRWNEDGSFAGYIGSCIDISDRKQAELAIQQRAEELTRVNTILAQTTTMLKKRNDELDQFAYVTSHDLKAPLRAIANLSEWIEEDLQDQLPEENRQQMHLLRGRVQRMEALINGLLEYSRIGRVKTPLCVVKVDEMLQEVIESLAPPPSFTIEIQPGMPTLLTKRLPLQLVFSNLISNAIQHHNRSDGHVKISVEDRGDYYEFAIADDGPGIALEFQNKIFVIFQTLEARDHKESTGVGLAIVKKIVETETGTITLNSQLSVGSTFRFTWPKQPKE, encoded by the coding sequence ATGGTTCTAGAGTCCCAATCTGCTGCAATCAACATTAACAAAGTAGAGCAGGTAGAAGCAAGTAGAATAGAGCAATGCTTATGTGGATTTTTTAACCAAAACTGGCGATTTTGCCTATTGATGGGGTTGGATGGTAGTGTTATTGAAGTCAATCAGGCAAGTTTAACTTTTTTGGGACTTGAGAAAACCGCAGTTGTTGGTTGTCCGGTTTGGGATGTTTTGGACAAATTGATTTCAGCACAAGCTAAAACTCAATTACATGAAGCGATCGCTTGTGCAGTCCAAGGAAAATTAATTCGCAACCAAGTTCACATTCAAAGCAAAGAAAATAAAGCTTTGACCATCGAATATTCTGTGCAAGCAATTCGAGGTGAAACAGGACAAGTCATCGCTTTAATGTGGGAAGGTCAGGTAATTGATCTTACTGAATGCAAGTTAACTGAGCAAGCATTGCGGGAGACTGAACAGCGTTTCCAGGCGCTGGCTGATACAGCGCCTATGATGATTTGGATGTCTGGAGTCAACAAGCTTTGTAATTATTTTAACAAACCTTGGTTGGACTTTACTGGCCGTACAATGGAACAGGAGCTAGGTAACGGCTGGGCAGAAGGAGTGCATCCAGAGGACTTAGAACATTGTTTACACACTTATGTTACTGCTTTTGATGCTCGCCAGAATTTTGAAATGGAGTACCGTCTGCGACGCTTTGATGGTGAATATCGTTGGGTTTTAGATGTAGGCGCGCCAAGATGGAATGAGGATGGTAGTTTTGCTGGATATATTGGTTCGTGTATTGATATTAGCGATCGCAAACAAGCAGAATTGGCGATACAACAACGGGCAGAAGAATTAACACGCGTCAATACTATCTTGGCGCAAACAACAACAATGTTGAAAAAGCGCAACGACGAATTGGATCAATTTGCTTATGTCACATCCCACGACTTGAAAGCGCCTTTACGAGCGATCGCTAATCTTTCAGAATGGATAGAAGAAGACCTGCAAGATCAACTACCAGAAGAAAATCGACAACAGATGCACCTGCTGCGGGGACGAGTGCAGCGTATGGAAGCTTTAATTAATGGGTTGTTGGAATATTCGCGCATTGGGCGGGTCAAAACGCCATTATGTGTAGTAAAAGTGGATGAGATGTTGCAAGAAGTCATTGAATCTTTAGCACCACCACCAAGTTTTACAATTGAAATCCAACCAGGAATGCCCACTCTGCTAACAAAGCGACTGCCTCTGCAACTGGTGTTTAGTAATTTAATTAGTAATGCAATTCAACATCACAATCGGTCTGATGGTCACGTCAAAATTTCCGTAGAAGACCGGGGAGATTACTATGAATTTGCCATTGCAGATGACGGGCCTGGCATTGCTCTTGAGTTTCAAAATAAGATATTTGTAATTTTCCAAACACTCGAAGCGCGCGATCATAAGGAAAGTACAGGGGTGGGCTTAGCAATTGTGAAAAAGATTGTCGAAACTGAAACAGGTACAATCACTTTGAACTCTCAGCTGAGCGTAGGTAGTACCTTCCGCTTCACTTGGCCTAAGCAACCAAAAGAATAA
- a CDS encoding response regulator: protein MTQRMINILLVEDDEVDVMNVKRAFKKVNITNPLHVATNGIEALAMLRSSNGTPPKVPANRRLILLDLNMPKMGGIEFLQELRADPQLRPTPVVVMTTSNQDKDRVEAYNLNVAGYLLKPVTFNNFIELMATLNKYWTLCEMP from the coding sequence ATGACACAAAGAATGATTAACATACTACTAGTGGAGGATGACGAAGTAGATGTCATGAATGTCAAACGGGCATTCAAAAAAGTTAATATTACTAATCCATTACATGTTGCTACTAATGGTATAGAAGCCCTAGCAATGCTGCGTAGTAGTAATGGTACACCTCCTAAGGTTCCTGCTAACCGACGTTTGATATTACTAGATTTAAATATGCCAAAAATGGGTGGAATCGAATTTCTTCAAGAACTACGGGCTGATCCCCAACTCAGACCTACTCCTGTGGTGGTCATGACAACTTCCAATCAAGATAAAGACAGAGTGGAAGCTTATAATTTGAATGTCGCTGGTTATCTTCTCAAGCCTGTGACCTTTAATAATTTTATTGAACTCATGGCAACGCTCAATAAATATTGGACTCTGTGTGAAATGCCTTAG